In Pseudophryne corroboree isolate aPseCor3 chromosome 3, aPseCor3.hap2, whole genome shotgun sequence, a genomic segment contains:
- the LOC135056098 gene encoding tripartite motif-containing protein 14-like, giving the protein MASADPEEKLSCSNCQNTDPGSLKCEHNFCWVCIDCVLDTQKGTGANNRHECRAEFQEHSVLEKKISVQNRAVCFHSYSSGKNDTGIVCTYCVDSPVPAVKSCVMCEASLCDTHVRVHSKAAEHVLIEPTTSLQNRKCSVHKKILEYYCTKDNTCICVSCLLFGDHRGHQVEMFDTVSERKREKLKNVLRKITLKTDEAENRVKSMQERSREVGEKTAGVTERVTALFRDIRRQLDDLEKKVHSEISRQEEQVSLSISKLIQQLEMRKDELSRKMNYIEDLCNLTDPLTIIQESGKHAYFHTEERENEDIEKEDKQVYSVDCLDEGLISVTLHTGLSDIATSIKRWINVKGATDMLLDIKTAGNDVHISGDLKSACWSQMDQNHPETPGRFQYDQVLSTRSFSSGRHYWEVETSESGVWFVGMCYPSINRKGRQSWIGDNNSSWCLRRYDNIQYSVIHDSKWFQLPHKVSCQVLGVYLDYEAGQLSFYELCDPIKHLHTFTTTFTEPLYAAFSVYKAWVRIKS; this is encoded by the coding sequence ATGGCATCTGCTGATCCGGAGGAAAAGCTGAGCTGCTCCAACTGCCAAAACACAGATCCTGGATCACTAAAATGTGAACATAACTTCTGCTGGGTCTGTATTGATTGTGTGCTGGATACACAAAAGGGGACTGGAGCCAATAACCGTCATGAATGCAGAGCAGAGTTTCAGGAGCATTCTGTATTGGAGAAGAAAATAAGTGTACAGAACAGAGCAGTGTGTTTCCATTCTTATTCATCAGGGAAAAATGACACTGGGATCGTCTGCACTTACTGTGTCGACTCCCCTGTTCCTGCTGTTAAATCCTGTGTGATGTGTGAGGCTTCTCTGTGTGACACCCATGTGAGAGTGCACAGCAAGGCAGCAGAACATGTCCTAATCGAACCCACCACTTCCCTGCAGAACAGAAAATGCTCAGTCCATAAGAAGATCCTGGAGTATTATTGTACTAAGGATAATACTTGTATCTGTGTGTCCTGCCTTTTGTTTGGAGATCACAGAGGACATCAGGTGGAGATGTTTGATACAGTTTCTGAGCGGAAAAGGGAGAAACTGAAAAACGTTCTGAGAAAGATTACCTTAAAGACGGACGAGGCTGAGAATAGAGTTAAGAGTATGCAGGAGCGCAGTAGAGAAGTAGGAGAAAAAACAGCTGGTGTAACAGAAAGAGTGACTGccctgtttagagacatcaggagacagctggaTGACCTAGAGAAGAAAGTCCATAGTGAGATCTCCAGGCAAGAAGAGCAGGTTTCACTGTCAATCTCTAAActgatccagcagctggaaatGAGGAAGGATGAGCTGTCCAGGAAGATGAACTACATAGAGGATTTGTGTAACTTGACTGATCCATTAACTATCATACAGGAGTCAGGCAAGCATGCATATTTTCATACTGAGGAAAGGGAAAATGAGGATATAGAGAAAGAAGATAAACAGGTCTATTCAGTAGATTGTCTGGATGAGGGTCTTATCTCAGTAACATTACACACAGGATTGTCTGATATAGCAACCAGCATAAAGAGGTGGATCAATGTCAAGGGAGCTACGGATATGTTATTGGACATTAAAACGGCTGGCAATGATGTACATATATCAGGTGACTTAAAAAGTGCATGCTGGTCACAAATGGATCAGAATCACCCAGAAACACCAGGGAGGTTTCAGTATGATCAGGTTCTAAGCACCAGGAGTTTTTCCTCTGGGCGGCATTATTGGGAAGTGGAGACCAGTGAGTCAGGAGTCTGGTTTGTGGGGATGTGCTATCCCAGTATAAACAGAAAAGGGCGTCAGTCTTGGATTGGAGACAATAATAGTTCCTGGTGTTTGCGAAGATATGATAATATTCAGTATTCAGTGATACATGACAGTAAATGGTTCCAGTTACCGCACAAAGTTTCATGTCAGGTACTAGGAGTATATCTGGATTATGAGGCAGGCCAGTTGTCCTTTTATGAGCTATGTGACCCAATTAAACACTTACACACCTTCACTACCACCTTCACCGAGCCCCTTTATGCTGCATTCAGTGTATATAAAGCCTGGGTGCGAATCAAAAGCTAG